From Sinorhizobium sp. B11:
TTCCGGTTTTGACAAGAGAATACCCCATAATGGGGATGAACGGTCGCGAGACGGCCGAGTGGAGACGGATGGATGACCGAAATGACCGAGCTGCCGGAACGCGAAAGCATGGAATTCGACGTGGTGATCGTCGGCGCCGGTCCGGCCGGCCTTTCGGCCGCCATTCGCTTGAAGCAGATCGATCCGGAACTCTCGGTCGTCGTGCTGGAGAAGGGCGCTGAAGTCGGCGCCCATATCCTCTCCGGCGCCGTCGTCGACCCTGTCGGCATCGACCGCCTGCTGCCCGGCTGGCGCAGCGAAAGCGACCATCCTTTCAAGACCGAAGTCAAGGACGACCACTTCCTGCTGCTCGGCCCCGCCGGCTCCATCCGCCTGCCGAACATCATGATGCCGCCGCTGATGAGCAATCACGGCAATTACATCGTATCGCTTGGGCTTGTCTGTCGTTGGCTGGCGACTAAGGCGGAAGAACTCGGCGTCGAGATCTATCCGGGCTTTGCCGCCACCGAGGTGCTCTACAACGACGAGGGCGCCGTCATCGGCGTCGCGACCGGCGACATGGGCATCGAGAAGAATGGCGAGCCCGGCCCGAGCTACGCGCGCGGCATGGCGCTCATGGGCAAATATGTGCTGATCGGCGAAGGTGTGCGCGGTTCGCTCGCCAAGCAGCTGATCGCCAAGTTCGACCTGCAGAAGGATCGCGAGCCCCAGAAATTCGGCATCGGCATCAAGGAACTCTGGGAGGTCAAGCCGGAGAACCATCGCCGCGGCCTTGTCCAGCATTCCTTTGGCTGGCCGCTCGGCATGTCGACCGGTGGCGGCTCCTTCCTCTATCACCTCGAAGACAATCTCGTCGCCGTCGGCTTCGTCATCCATCTCAACTACAAGAACCCCTGGCTCTACCCCTTCGAGGAATTCCAGCGCTTCAAGACGCATCCGGCGATCCGCGGCACGTTCGAGGGCGGCAAGCGCCTCTCCTATGGCGCGCGCGCCATCACCGAAGGCGGATACCAGTCGGTGCCGAAGCTCTCCTTCCCGGGCGGTGCTCTGATCGGCTGTTCGGCAGGCTTCGTCAACGTGCCGCGCATCAAGGGCAGCCACAATGCGGTGCTCTCGGGCATGATAGCCGCCGACCGCATCGCCGCGGCGATTGCCGCCGGCCGAGCCAATGACGAAGTGGTCGAGATCGAAAACGACTGGCGCAAGAGCGATATCGGCAAGGACCTGAAGCGCGTGCGCAACGTCAAGCCGCTCTGGTCGAAGTTCGGCACGGCCCTCGGTGTCGCACTCGGTGGTCTCGACATGTGGACCAACCAGCTCTTCGGCTTCTCCTTCTTCGGCACGCTCGGTCACGGCAAGACCGATGCAGCCTCGCTGGAACCGGCGTCACAGCACAAGAAGATCGACTATCCGAAGCCCGACGGTGTGCTCACCTTCGACCGTCTCTCCTCCGTCTTCCTGTCGAACACCAATCACGAGGAAGATCAGCCGGTCCATCTTCAGGTCAAGGACATGGCGCTGCAGAAATCGTCCGAATTCGGCATCTACGGCGGTCCGTCGACACGCTACTGTCCGGCCGGCGTCTACGAATGGGTGGAGAAGGACGGCGAAGAGACTTTCGTCATCAACGCCCAGAACTGCGTGCACTGCAAGACCTGCGATATCAAGGATCCCAACCAGAACATCAACTGGGTGCCGCCGCAGGGCGGCGAGGGGCCCGTCTATCCAAACATGTGATGCCGGTCGGTTGTTCGGCGCCGTAAATGCGGCGCCGAAGTGCTCCTGGAAAAAGCGTGCCGCTGATCAATATCGCGGGTGAATAGTATTGACGCCTCAGCCGAGTAACGCGCGCCCTATACCTGATAACACATTCGTTATCACTTTGCGCCGGGCCTATTTAGCATTTCATTAACCATAATCTCCTTAGCTTGCGACATCTTCTTGACGCACTAAGGACATGTTCATGACGATCTCGCGCCGGGGCTTCCTGATCGCTCTTCCCCTCTTTGTCGCCGGTTGCTCCTCGACCACTCTGAACAGCCAGACGAATTATGCCGCACTTCCCGATGAGAAATTTCCGCTGAGGCAGGTGCCGATCGATCAGATCAAACCGGAGCTTCGCCGCACCGAAGTCGCCTATGAGGGCAGCTATGCGCCGGGAACCGTCGTCGTCGATACACCGGCGCGGCGCGCCTATTATATCCTCGGCGACGGCAGGGCGATGCGTTATGGCGTCGGTGTCGGTCGCGAGGGTCTGGCCCTTGCCGGCAACGCCTATGTCGGCCGCAAGGCGGAATGGCCGAGCTGGACGCCGACGGAGAACATGCAGCGCCGTGAGGAGCGATACCGCAAGCTCGCCGGCGGCATGCCGGGCGGCCCGAACAATCCGCTCGGTGCGCGCGCCATGTATCTCTATCGCGGCGGTGGTGACACGCATTTCCGCATCCACGGCACCAACCAGCCGCAATCGATCGGTCTTGCCATGTCGAGCGGCTGCATCCGCATGATGAACCACGACGTCATCGATCTTTACAATCGCGTCGAAGTCGGCGCCAGGGTCGTTGTCATCCAGGCGACGGCTTGAGCATTGGTTGCCCCGGGAAAGCAACGCGGTGCTATTGGAGATCAAGGCGAGCGTCATCGATAGAAGTGAATTGACGGACGAGGCAAGTGCGCTCAATCTCCTGCTGTCTATTCAGGAGGGGAGAGCGAAATGCGCAGTATAAGTCTAGTAACTTCTATTGTGGTTATTTCTGCATTTGCCAGTACTCTGCCTGCGTTGGCGGCGATCAAGACTGTTACACAGAGGCCGACAATTC
This genomic window contains:
- a CDS encoding electron transfer flavoprotein-ubiquinone oxidoreductase; its protein translation is MTEMTELPERESMEFDVVIVGAGPAGLSAAIRLKQIDPELSVVVLEKGAEVGAHILSGAVVDPVGIDRLLPGWRSESDHPFKTEVKDDHFLLLGPAGSIRLPNIMMPPLMSNHGNYIVSLGLVCRWLATKAEELGVEIYPGFAATEVLYNDEGAVIGVATGDMGIEKNGEPGPSYARGMALMGKYVLIGEGVRGSLAKQLIAKFDLQKDREPQKFGIGIKELWEVKPENHRRGLVQHSFGWPLGMSTGGGSFLYHLEDNLVAVGFVIHLNYKNPWLYPFEEFQRFKTHPAIRGTFEGGKRLSYGARAITEGGYQSVPKLSFPGGALIGCSAGFVNVPRIKGSHNAVLSGMIAADRIAAAIAAGRANDEVVEIENDWRKSDIGKDLKRVRNVKPLWSKFGTALGVALGGLDMWTNQLFGFSFFGTLGHGKTDAASLEPASQHKKIDYPKPDGVLTFDRLSSVFLSNTNHEEDQPVHLQVKDMALQKSSEFGIYGGPSTRYCPAGVYEWVEKDGEETFVINAQNCVHCKTCDIKDPNQNINWVPPQGGEGPVYPNM
- a CDS encoding L,D-transpeptidase encodes the protein MTISRRGFLIALPLFVAGCSSTTLNSQTNYAALPDEKFPLRQVPIDQIKPELRRTEVAYEGSYAPGTVVVDTPARRAYYILGDGRAMRYGVGVGREGLALAGNAYVGRKAEWPSWTPTENMQRREERYRKLAGGMPGGPNNPLGARAMYLYRGGGDTHFRIHGTNQPQSIGLAMSSGCIRMMNHDVIDLYNRVEVGARVVVIQATA